In Rhodanobacter denitrificans, a single window of DNA contains:
- a CDS encoding glycosyltransferase family 9 protein, giving the protein MTSPSSICLLRTSAIGDVTHVVPLVRTLQQSWPQTTLTWIVGKLERKLVGDLPGVEFVTFDKAAGWAGMRAVHAALRGRRFDALLQMQVAMRSNLLSLGIKAERRIGYDRARAKDLHGLVVNERIPARTGEHVLDAIGSFCEPLGLQQTQVRWDIPVPDEAHAWAAEQLPGEAPTLLVSPTSSHALRNWRPERYAAVIDHAASRGWRVALVGGPSAFERAAADAVLATCKSPPLDLTGKDTLKKLLALLGRAQLLLTPDSGPMHMANAVGTRVLGLHAASNPHRSGPYSDRRWCVDKYDEAARKYLGRPASEIPWGTKIEKPGVMDLIGVDEVIERYEAAAQAMHLL; this is encoded by the coding sequence ATGACCAGCCCTTCCTCGATCTGCCTGTTGCGCACCTCCGCCATCGGCGACGTCACCCACGTGGTGCCGCTGGTGCGCACCCTGCAGCAGTCGTGGCCGCAAACCACGCTGACCTGGATCGTCGGCAAGCTGGAACGCAAGCTGGTCGGCGACCTGCCCGGCGTGGAGTTCGTCACCTTCGACAAGGCCGCCGGTTGGGCCGGCATGCGCGCGGTGCATGCGGCGCTGCGCGGCCGGCGTTTCGACGCGCTGCTGCAGATGCAGGTCGCCATGCGCTCGAACCTGCTCAGCCTGGGCATCAAGGCCGAGCGGCGCATCGGCTACGATCGCGCCCGTGCGAAGGACCTGCACGGCCTGGTGGTCAACGAGCGCATCCCGGCGCGAACCGGCGAACATGTGCTCGACGCGATCGGCAGCTTCTGCGAACCGCTGGGACTGCAGCAGACCCAGGTACGCTGGGACATCCCGGTTCCCGACGAGGCGCACGCCTGGGCCGCCGAACAGCTGCCCGGCGAGGCGCCGACCCTGCTGGTCAGTCCCACCTCCAGCCATGCGCTGCGCAACTGGCGGCCGGAGCGTTACGCCGCGGTGATCGACCACGCCGCTTCCCGCGGCTGGCGCGTGGCGCTGGTCGGCGGCCCCTCCGCCTTCGAGCGCGCGGCGGCCGACGCCGTGCTGGCGACATGCAAGTCGCCGCCGCTCGACCTCACCGGCAAGGACACGCTGAAGAAACTGCTGGCCCTGCTCGGCCGCGCCCAACTGCTACTGACCCCCGACTCCGGCCCGATGCACATGGCCAACGCCGTGGGCACCCGCGTGCTCGGCCTGCACGCGGCCAGCAACCCGCACCGTTCCGGCCCCTACTCCGACCGCCGCTGGTGCGTGGACAAGTACGACGAAGCGGCGCGCAAGTACCTGGGCAGGCCGGCCAGCGAGATTCCCTGGGGCACGAAGATCGAGAA
- a CDS encoding 3-deoxy-D-manno-octulosonic acid kinase, producing MMMQERTHTDAEGAILFDAEVSPQVGHDWFAPDYWRQRGALRTQAGGRGGVAIVAAPVGECVLRHYRRGGRVAALMGDRYFWTGADRTRPFVEFRVLAEIARLELPGPPVVAARYRRHGLFYSADLITRRIAGAQTLAECLAAGRLDGELAEEVGALVARFHRAGVWHADLNAHNVLVAPSALYLIDFDRGRMRIPAAGWQRANLRRLRRSLLKLGAAADGETAFEKNIWQPLLYRYERTLTP from the coding sequence ATGATGATGCAGGAACGAACCCACACCGATGCCGAAGGCGCGATTCTGTTCGACGCCGAGGTATCGCCACAAGTCGGGCACGACTGGTTCGCGCCGGACTACTGGCGCCAGCGCGGTGCGCTGCGCACGCAGGCCGGTGGCCGCGGCGGCGTGGCGATCGTTGCCGCACCGGTGGGTGAATGCGTGCTGCGGCATTATCGTCGCGGAGGCCGGGTCGCCGCGCTGATGGGCGACCGGTATTTTTGGACCGGCGCCGACCGCACGCGTCCGTTCGTGGAGTTCCGTGTACTTGCCGAGATCGCCCGGCTGGAATTGCCCGGCCCGCCGGTAGTGGCCGCGCGGTACCGCCGGCATGGCCTGTTCTATAGCGCCGACCTGATCACCCGCCGCATCGCCGGCGCGCAGACCCTGGCCGAATGCCTCGCCGCCGGTCGGCTGGATGGCGAGCTGGCGGAGGAGGTCGGTGCGCTGGTGGCGCGTTTCCATCGCGCCGGCGTCTGGCATGCCGACCTGAACGCGCACAATGTGCTGGTGGCGCCCAGCGCGCTGTACCTGATCGACTTCGACCGCGGACGCATGCGCATCCCGGCCGCGGGCTGGCAGCGGGCGAACCTGCGACGCCTGCGCCGGTCGCTGCTCAAGCTGGGCGCGGCTGCCGACGGCGAAACGGCATTCGAGAAGAACATCTGGCAACCGCTGCTGTACCGCTACGAGCGTACGCTGACTCCATGA
- a CDS encoding MBL fold metallo-hydrolase, producing the protein MNWHLHFLGVGAAHAVALGSSAVVLERAGVPMLLVDCGPDTLDRYMAAYDALPPAVFITHTHMDHVAGLEQLFIRLWFDPHLRGTTRVFAHAALVPWLQARVADYPGALAEGGANFWEAFRLVPCTRGFWLDGLWFDVFATRHHVPGTSYGLALDGSFIFTGDTRPIPEMLASRAGGDEIIAHDCGLVGNPSHTGIDDVEREYPEALRARLLLYHYGSEADGTALASLGYRIASPGERIALSAPMEPRGDAG; encoded by the coding sequence ATGAACTGGCATCTGCATTTTCTCGGCGTGGGCGCCGCGCACGCGGTGGCACTGGGCTCGTCGGCGGTGGTGCTGGAACGTGCCGGTGTGCCGATGCTGCTGGTCGACTGCGGCCCCGACACGCTCGACCGCTACATGGCGGCGTACGACGCGTTGCCGCCGGCGGTGTTCATCACGCATACCCACATGGACCACGTGGCCGGACTGGAGCAGCTGTTCATCCGCCTGTGGTTCGACCCGCACCTGCGCGGCACCACCCGGGTGTTTGCCCACGCCGCGCTGGTGCCGTGGCTGCAGGCCCGCGTGGCCGACTACCCCGGTGCGCTGGCCGAGGGCGGTGCCAACTTCTGGGAGGCGTTCCGGCTGGTGCCGTGCACCCGCGGTTTCTGGCTGGATGGCCTGTGGTTCGACGTGTTCGCCACCCGCCACCACGTACCGGGCACCTCGTACGGCCTGGCGCTGGACGGCAGCTTCATCTTCACCGGCGACACCCGGCCGATTCCCGAGATGCTGGCCAGCCGTGCCGGCGGCGACGAGATCATCGCCCACGACTGTGGCCTGGTCGGCAATCCGTCGCACACCGGCATCGACGACGTCGAACGCGAATATCCCGAAGCGTTGCGCGCCCGGCTGCTGCTGTACCACTACGGCAGCGAGGCCGACGGCACCGCGCTGGCCTCGCTCGGCTATCGCATTGCCAGCCCCGGCGAACGCATTGCCCTGTCCGCCCCGATGGAACCCAGGGGCGACGCTGGCTGA
- the dnaX gene encoding DNA polymerase III subunit gamma/tau: MSYQVLARKWRPRKFAELVGQEHVVRALTNALDTGRMHHAYLFTGTRGVGKTTIARIFAKSLNCERGQSADPCGECSVCTAVDEGRFVDLLEIDAASNTGVDDVREVIENAQYAPSRGRFKVYLVDEVHMLSKNAFNALLKTLEEPPPHVKFLLATTDPQKLPVTVLSRCLKFNLKRLLPEQISGQMRHILAAENIAYEDSAIGELARAADGSLRDGLSLLDQAIAYGGGALHADDVRNMLGSVARGQVLGVLDALAAGDGERLLVECTQIASYSPDFGGVLDDIASVLHRLQLIQLIPGYRPDEDGADDDALTALAGRITPEDVQLYYQIATAGRRDLALAPDARTGFEMALLRMLAFRPGDGVPAVHAERPATVGPAAAARPAPAAPMRPAATLEPRHDASPPRTTPAPTAAPVAAAAPVARDADGLPDWEALIERAGLRGPFGLLAQNAVLRERDGQTLVLALQPAHMSLAVEPMVSQMEERIGHALGERIRLRFVNSSQTAAAQTPAARAAQARDAAQAAAEQAIEGDPLVQSLKREFGARVVPQSIKPFDSESGAV, translated from the coding sequence ATGTCCTATCAGGTACTCGCCCGCAAGTGGCGCCCGCGCAAGTTCGCCGAACTGGTCGGGCAGGAACACGTGGTGCGCGCGCTGACCAATGCGCTGGACACCGGGCGCATGCACCACGCCTACCTGTTCACCGGCACCCGCGGCGTCGGCAAGACCACCATCGCGCGCATCTTTGCCAAATCGCTGAACTGCGAGCGCGGCCAGTCGGCCGATCCCTGCGGCGAGTGCTCGGTGTGCACGGCGGTGGACGAGGGGCGTTTCGTCGACCTGCTGGAGATCGACGCGGCCAGCAACACCGGCGTGGACGACGTGCGCGAGGTGATCGAGAACGCGCAGTACGCGCCGTCGCGCGGCCGCTTCAAGGTGTACCTGGTCGACGAGGTGCACATGCTGTCGAAGAACGCGTTCAACGCGCTCTTGAAGACGCTGGAGGAGCCGCCGCCGCACGTGAAGTTCCTGCTCGCCACCACCGACCCGCAGAAGTTGCCGGTGACGGTGCTGTCGCGCTGTCTGAAGTTCAACCTGAAGCGGCTGCTGCCGGAACAGATTTCCGGCCAGATGCGGCACATCCTCGCTGCGGAAAACATCGCCTACGAAGACAGTGCGATCGGCGAGCTGGCCCGCGCCGCGGACGGTTCGCTGCGCGACGGCCTGTCGCTGCTGGACCAGGCGATTGCCTACGGCGGCGGCGCGCTGCATGCCGATGACGTGCGCAACATGCTGGGCAGCGTGGCGCGCGGTCAGGTGCTCGGCGTGCTCGACGCGCTGGCTGCCGGCGACGGTGAGCGGCTGCTGGTCGAATGCACGCAGATCGCCTCGTACTCGCCCGACTTCGGCGGCGTGCTGGACGACATCGCCAGCGTGCTGCACCGGCTGCAGCTGATCCAGCTGATTCCCGGCTACCGGCCGGACGAGGACGGTGCCGACGACGATGCACTGACCGCGCTGGCCGGGCGGATCACGCCGGAAGACGTGCAGCTGTACTACCAGATCGCCACCGCGGGTCGCCGCGATCTGGCGCTGGCGCCGGATGCGCGCACCGGTTTCGAGATGGCGCTGTTGCGCATGCTGGCGTTCCGTCCTGGCGACGGTGTGCCGGCCGTGCATGCCGAACGGCCCGCCACGGTTGGCCCGGCAGCGGCGGCACGTCCCGCGCCGGCGGCACCGATGCGACCCGCCGCGACGCTGGAACCGCGGCATGATGCTTCACCGCCGCGAACGACACCCGCACCCACCGCGGCGCCGGTCGCCGCCGCCGCCCCGGTGGCCCGCGACGCCGACGGATTACCGGACTGGGAGGCCCTGATCGAGCGCGCCGGCCTGCGCGGGCCGTTCGGCCTGCTGGCGCAGAACGCGGTATTGCGCGAGCGCGACGGGCAGACCCTGGTGCTGGCGCTGCAGCCGGCGCACATGAGCCTGGCGGTGGAGCCGATGGTGAGCCAGATGGAGGAGCGCATCGGCCACGCGCTGGGCGAGCGCATCCGCCTGCGTTTCGTCAACAGCAGCCAGACTGCCGCCGCGCAGACCCCGGCGGCGCGTGCCGCACAGGCGCGCGATGCGGCGCAGGCCGCGGCCGAGCAGGCGATCGAGGGCGATCCGCTGGTGCAGTCGCTGAAGCGCGAGTTCGGCGCGCGTGTGGTGCCGCAGTCCATCAAACCTTTTGACAGCGAATCGGGAGCCGTGTGA
- a CDS encoding YbaB/EbfC family nucleoid-associated protein has translation MRGQIGQLMQQAQRMQEDMKRAQEEIAKLEVTGSAGGGLVSVVMTGAHEVRRVQIDRQTFADDPEMAEDLVAAAINDAVNKVAEVSKNRLGGVTAGMNLPAGFKLPF, from the coding sequence ATGAGAGGACAGATCGGCCAGCTGATGCAGCAGGCCCAGCGCATGCAGGAAGACATGAAGCGCGCGCAAGAGGAAATCGCGAAACTCGAAGTCACCGGCAGCGCCGGCGGTGGCCTGGTCAGCGTGGTGATGACCGGTGCGCACGAGGTGCGTCGCGTGCAGATCGACCGGCAGACGTTTGCCGACGATCCCGAGATGGCCGAGGACCTGGTTGCCGCCGCGATCAACGACGCGGTGAACAAGGTGGCCGAAGTCAGCAAGAACAGGCTTGGCGGCGTCACCGCCGGGATGAACCTGCCGGCCGGCTTCAAGCTGCCGTTCTGA
- the recR gene encoding recombination mediator RecR: MSGSPLLADLIEALRCLPGVGGKSAQRMAFHLLERERERGLKLAAVMEQAMRRIGHCERCRNFSEEPLCALCASSSRERQVLCVVESPTDLAAIEQATGYRGQYFVLMGRLSPLDGLGPEELGLAQLTQRLGEGEIEELIIATNPTVEGEATAHYLAQLARAGGVRPTRLAHGVPLGGELEYVDRSTLAHAFGGRQLLD; this comes from the coding sequence ATGAGCGGTTCCCCCCTCCTCGCTGATTTGATCGAAGCCCTGCGCTGCCTGCCCGGCGTGGGCGGCAAGAGTGCGCAGCGGATGGCCTTCCATCTGCTGGAGCGCGAACGCGAGCGCGGGCTGAAGCTGGCGGCGGTGATGGAGCAGGCAATGCGGCGCATCGGCCATTGCGAGCGCTGCCGCAACTTCAGCGAGGAGCCGCTGTGCGCGCTGTGCGCAAGTTCCAGCCGCGAGCGCCAGGTGCTGTGCGTGGTGGAGTCGCCTACCGACCTGGCGGCGATCGAGCAGGCCACCGGCTACCGCGGCCAGTACTTCGTGCTGATGGGCCGGCTGTCGCCGCTGGACGGGCTGGGCCCGGAAGAACTGGGACTGGCGCAACTGACCCAGCGCCTGGGCGAGGGCGAGATCGAGGAGCTGATCATCGCCACCAACCCGACCGTGGAAGGCGAGGCCACCGCGCACTACCTGGCCCAGCTGGCCCGTGCCGGCGGCGTGCGGCCGACCCGGCTGGCGCATGGCGTGCCGCTGGGCGGCGAACTGGAATACGTCGACCGCAGCACGCTGGCGCATGCATTCGGCGGCCGGCAACTGCTCGATTGA
- a CDS encoding histidine triad nucleotide-binding protein: MTDTIFSKIVRREIPADIVYEDDEVLAFRDLNPQAPVHLLFIPKRPLATLDDAAAGDAELLGKLLLAAAAYAKREGFAGQGYRTVINCNEDGGQTVYHLHVHLLAGRRMHWPPG, from the coding sequence ATGACCGACACGATTTTCAGCAAGATCGTCCGCCGCGAGATTCCGGCCGACATCGTCTACGAAGACGACGAGGTGCTGGCGTTCCGCGACCTGAATCCGCAGGCGCCGGTGCACCTGCTGTTCATCCCGAAGCGGCCGTTGGCCACGCTCGACGACGCGGCGGCGGGCGATGCCGAACTGCTCGGCAAGTTGCTGCTGGCCGCGGCGGCGTACGCGAAGCGGGAAGGTTTCGCCGGGCAGGGCTATCGCACGGTGATCAATTGCAACGAGGACGGCGGGCAGACCGTGTACCACCTGCACGTCCACCTGCTGGCCGGACGCCGCATGCACTGGCCGCCGGGCTGA
- a CDS encoding Slp family lipoprotein, with translation MSLHRPLTLAAALALLAGCATIPKPLEGTYTDVSTTSAQQGGAGGTRVRWGGEIIKTEPGPQQTCFYLLSRPLDSQARPKTGNSGENQGRFVACRDGFYDPEVFVRGRELTVTGTLHGTVSQKVGEFDYAYPRVEADVVYLWPKRPVIVNYPPGFYDPFWGPGFGPYWGGYPYGYYPPRVIVVRPPPPPPPKK, from the coding sequence ATGTCCCTGCATCGCCCATTGACCCTCGCTGCCGCACTCGCCCTGCTGGCTGGGTGTGCGACGATTCCGAAACCGCTGGAAGGCACCTATACCGACGTTTCCACCACCAGCGCCCAGCAAGGCGGCGCGGGTGGCACCCGGGTGCGCTGGGGCGGCGAGATCATCAAGACCGAACCGGGCCCGCAGCAGACCTGCTTCTACCTGCTGTCGCGCCCGCTGGACAGCCAGGCACGCCCGAAAACCGGCAACAGCGGTGAGAACCAGGGCCGCTTCGTCGCCTGCCGCGACGGCTTCTACGACCCGGAAGTGTTCGTGCGCGGCCGCGAGCTGACCGTCACCGGCACGCTGCATGGCACGGTGTCGCAGAAGGTGGGTGAGTTCGACTACGCCTACCCGCGCGTCGAGGCTGACGTGGTCTACCTGTGGCCGAAACGTCCAGTCATCGTCAATTACCCGCCGGGCTTCTATGACCCGTTCTGGGGTCCGGGCTTCGGCCCGTACTGGGGTGGTTATCCCTACGGTTACTATCCGCCCCGCGTGATCGTGGTGCGGCCGCCTCCGCCGCCTCCGCCGAAGAAGTAA